The following proteins come from a genomic window of Acanthopagrus latus isolate v.2019 chromosome 5, fAcaLat1.1, whole genome shotgun sequence:
- the tti2 gene encoding TELO2-interacting protein 2 isoform X1, with protein sequence MSDSSRKRRMELSTLLHDLHLSPSSEKPLPSASLPPITELLSHMQEKLIGVSSESEKISLIGHLECLFQTADPHWLFCPASTNQGDGWAELRVSYGSLVSALIGFAALPLCEDDCGSLPAAAYQSVPSRAAPVCSALTALLGTLGNGAGHTGLLMTAGPPVCVFAVTHFQDQVWTSSSSRAAAKSLQEALLRAGGWRDSAHLLMGDGSQEKRGILGGILDILQPQLTKDSWQRCEAVKLVFAWTLLQVTLPSLSPHLPHLLPPSLLLNDHHRPENCMLGVRCLHHIVLNTPAADLRQFNTAEVLYQALFKHLYTTEAAVIQVVLPCLLDLLLVLETPPSSLSPSSSRRKPSHHDDVLRLVLTHMEAEHKVALRHVYASALPPYIDRMGVAICRHLRRVERVVLGYLEVRDPPEETSRLKILEVLQKTIRAAWPRMQCRVDVLLRCLLKLLLDVCSDSQLTDPVRQKLTGQTVLCIGLLDGCSDGGLQSLLQQLDSSCCSSEMLRCLATVTMMTDR encoded by the exons ATGAGCGACTCGTCACGTAAAAGAAG GATGGAGCTTTCAACTTTACTTCATGACCTtcatctctccccctcctcagagaagcccctcccctctgcctctcttcctccaaTCACAGAGCTCCTGTCTCATATGCAAGAGAAGCTGATTGGTGTATCCTCAGAGTCTGAAAAGatctctctgattggtcacttGGAGTGTCTGTTTCAAACTGCTGACCCTCATTGGCTGTTCTGCCCAGCCTCCACCAATCAGGGTGATGGGTGGGCGGAGCTTCGGGTGTCATATGGCTCTCTGGTCAGCGCTCTGATTGGTTTTGCAGCTCTACCGCTCTGTGAGGACGACTGCGGCTCGCTGCCCGCTGCGGCCTATCAGAGCGTCCCGAGCCGAGCTGCACCGGTGTGCTCCGCCCTCACAGCGCTACTGGGAACTCTGGGAAATGGAGCTGGTCACACTGGTCTGCTGATGACTGCTgggcctcctgtgtgtgtgtttgctgtcacaCACTTCCAG GACCAGGTGTGgaccagctcctcctccagagcaGCTGCTAAGAGTCTGCAGGAGGCGCTGCTGAGGGCGGGTGGCTGGAGAGACTCCGCCCACCTGCTGATGGGGGATGGGAGTCAGGAGAAGAGAGGAATTCTGGGAGGAATCCTGGACATCCTGCAGCCTCAACTGACCAA ggaCTCTTGGCAGCGTTGTGAAGCAGTGAAGTTAGTGTTTGCGTGGACTCTCCTGCAG gtcactctgccctccctctctcctcacctgcccCACctgctccccccctccctccttctcaaCGACCACCACAGACCTGAGAACTGCATGCTGGGAGTTCGCTGTCTGCACCACATTGTACTCAACACG cctgctGCAGATCTCCGTCAGTTCAACACAGCAGAAGTTCTCTATCAGGCACTGTTCAAACACCTGTACACCACTGAGGCTGCTGTCatacag gtggtCCTGCCCTGTCTCTTGGACCTGCTCCTGGTTTTGGAGACACCCCCCTCCTCGCtcagcccctcctcctcccgcagGAAACCCAGTCACCATGACGACGTGCTGCGTCTGGTCCTGACGCACATGGAGGCGGAGCACAAGGTGGCGCTGCGACACGTCTACGCCTCCGCCCTGCCTCCATACATCGACCG GATGGGCGTGGCCATATGCAGACACCTGCGTCGAGTGGAGCGTGTGGTGCTGGGCTACCTGGAGGTCAGAGATCCACCTGAGGAGACGAGTCGACTGAAGATCCTGGAGGTGCTGCAGAAAACCATCAGAGCTGCCTGGCCACG GATGCAGTGTCGTGTGGACGTGTTGCTGCGTTGCCTGTTGAAGTTGCTGCTCGATGTGTGTTCGGACTCTCAGCTCACTGACCCGGTCAGACAGAAGCTGACGGGTCAGACGGTTCTGTGTATTGGACTGCTGGACGGCTGCTCGGATGGAGGCCTGCAA tctctcctccagcagctcgaCAGCAGCTGTTGCAGCTCTGAGATGCTCCGTTGCCTAGCGACAGTAACTATGATGACAGACAGGTGA
- the tti2 gene encoding TELO2-interacting protein 2 isoform X2 produces the protein MSDSSRKRRMELSTLLHDLHLSPSSEKPLPSASLPPITELLSHMQEKLIGVSSESEKISLIGHLECLFQTADPHWLFCPASTNQGDGWAELRVSYGSLVSALIGFAALPLCEDDCGSLPAAAYQSVPSRAAPVCSALTALLGTLGNGAGHTGLLMTAGPPVCVFAVTHFQDQVWTSSSSRAAAKSLQEALLRAGGWRDSAHLLMGDGSQEKRGILGGILDILQPQLTKDSWQRCEAVKLVFAWTLLQVTLPSLSPHLPHLLPPSLLLNDHHRPENCMLGVRCLHHIVLNTVVLPCLLDLLLVLETPPSSLSPSSSRRKPSHHDDVLRLVLTHMEAEHKVALRHVYASALPPYIDRMGVAICRHLRRVERVVLGYLEVRDPPEETSRLKILEVLQKTIRAAWPRMQCRVDVLLRCLLKLLLDVCSDSQLTDPVRQKLTGQTVLCIGLLDGCSDGGLQSLLQQLDSSCCSSEMLRCLATVTMMTDR, from the exons ATGAGCGACTCGTCACGTAAAAGAAG GATGGAGCTTTCAACTTTACTTCATGACCTtcatctctccccctcctcagagaagcccctcccctctgcctctcttcctccaaTCACAGAGCTCCTGTCTCATATGCAAGAGAAGCTGATTGGTGTATCCTCAGAGTCTGAAAAGatctctctgattggtcacttGGAGTGTCTGTTTCAAACTGCTGACCCTCATTGGCTGTTCTGCCCAGCCTCCACCAATCAGGGTGATGGGTGGGCGGAGCTTCGGGTGTCATATGGCTCTCTGGTCAGCGCTCTGATTGGTTTTGCAGCTCTACCGCTCTGTGAGGACGACTGCGGCTCGCTGCCCGCTGCGGCCTATCAGAGCGTCCCGAGCCGAGCTGCACCGGTGTGCTCCGCCCTCACAGCGCTACTGGGAACTCTGGGAAATGGAGCTGGTCACACTGGTCTGCTGATGACTGCTgggcctcctgtgtgtgtgtttgctgtcacaCACTTCCAG GACCAGGTGTGgaccagctcctcctccagagcaGCTGCTAAGAGTCTGCAGGAGGCGCTGCTGAGGGCGGGTGGCTGGAGAGACTCCGCCCACCTGCTGATGGGGGATGGGAGTCAGGAGAAGAGAGGAATTCTGGGAGGAATCCTGGACATCCTGCAGCCTCAACTGACCAA ggaCTCTTGGCAGCGTTGTGAAGCAGTGAAGTTAGTGTTTGCGTGGACTCTCCTGCAG gtcactctgccctccctctctcctcacctgcccCACctgctccccccctccctccttctcaaCGACCACCACAGACCTGAGAACTGCATGCTGGGAGTTCGCTGTCTGCACCACATTGTACTCAACACG gtggtCCTGCCCTGTCTCTTGGACCTGCTCCTGGTTTTGGAGACACCCCCCTCCTCGCtcagcccctcctcctcccgcagGAAACCCAGTCACCATGACGACGTGCTGCGTCTGGTCCTGACGCACATGGAGGCGGAGCACAAGGTGGCGCTGCGACACGTCTACGCCTCCGCCCTGCCTCCATACATCGACCG GATGGGCGTGGCCATATGCAGACACCTGCGTCGAGTGGAGCGTGTGGTGCTGGGCTACCTGGAGGTCAGAGATCCACCTGAGGAGACGAGTCGACTGAAGATCCTGGAGGTGCTGCAGAAAACCATCAGAGCTGCCTGGCCACG GATGCAGTGTCGTGTGGACGTGTTGCTGCGTTGCCTGTTGAAGTTGCTGCTCGATGTGTGTTCGGACTCTCAGCTCACTGACCCGGTCAGACAGAAGCTGACGGGTCAGACGGTTCTGTGTATTGGACTGCTGGACGGCTGCTCGGATGGAGGCCTGCAA tctctcctccagcagctcgaCAGCAGCTGTTGCAGCTCTGAGATGCTCCGTTGCCTAGCGACAGTAACTATGATGACAGACAGGTGA